From the Catalinimonas alkaloidigena genome, the window GTGACGCACGGTCTGGAACGTTCCCAATTCGGCCGAAATGTAGAGGGTGGGGCGGCCCGGATGGTCGAACGTAACGGCCCAGGCCGGAAGCGGGCGGCCGCGGTATTCGTGATGTGACCCGATTTCGGTCAGGTACTCGGTAGCCGCTACGGAGGCTTGTGGCGTAAAGTGCTGGGTCGCAATGGCACGAGCTTCTTCTTCTGAAAGCGGGTCACGCAACTGTCCGTCGCGGGCCGAGGCCAGTTGCCAGCGTGCCGTGCCGTCGGTCGCCTGATAATGTACCTGGTACACCGGCTCGCCGAGGAGTTCCACGACCTGAAGCGTGTGCAGGGATCGAAGCGGCAACTGTGACACAACCGCTTGCGGCGACACCAGCGGCCGATCGGCGGGTAGCTCTAGGGTCCGCGTCACCAAATGATCGCCGTGCACGCGGTCGAGGTTGTTCCAGCTGAAATACAAGCCACCGATGGTCCATAGCAGAAACTGAATGCCGATCACTACGCCCAGGTAACGGTGCGCCTTGCGGGCATAATACGAGAAAGGTCGGGTCATATTACAAAGATGCAGTGGGATATGGAAAAGCGTAACCTTCCTCTGGGATTAGGCTTTGATACGACATGCATTTATATAAAAATTTTAGATTATGTTTAATATTGACGAATTATAGCCTTTTGTGTTTTTTCCCTACAACCGCTTTAGGATGGCAGAAAGGCCCTTGAAATCTCTTCGGTACTTCGTAAGGAAATCTTATCTGTCGGCACGAATAAAAAGGCATTTAGCGGGAATCAGCGTCGCATTTTGCGCGATGTTCCTCATTTTGGGGATGCTAATGTAGCTGATCGTGAGGTACTTGATGAACGTCTGAAGTAGCGAGGTGGACTTGTCAAAAGCCACATATCCCAATCACATTCCCCAGATTTCCTTTCATACGTTGAGTACTGATCCGTCTAGTAGTTTCTGTCAAGGTGTGTGTCCCCAGTTCTGGTATTGACTTCTCGTTTTGTGGAGCCATTTTTTGCGAGAAGTCAATACGGAACGCCTTTACAGCCCATGCTGACGCTGTTTCCAAGCCGTGTAGTCCGGTACGCTATCGCCGGTCTGCGCCACCACGTGGTCGTAATCGACATAGCTCATGATCGCAAAAACCTCCTCTTCCGTCAGAAAATCGTGGTTAGGCATGAACTGTCTGTAGCGTTCGTATAGCGCCACGGCCGCCGGATCGCCGCTTTCGACGACCGCCTGCGGTCCCCGCACAAAGCGAATCAGCCAGTCCAGGTCGTGTCGTTCGGCAACGTTCTTCAGAGGGGGACCTACCACGATTTCTTGGATAGCATGGCACTGGGTACAATTGGCTTGGAAAAGTTGTTGACCTTCTGACACGACCTTGATGCCTGTTTCCGCAAGCGAGTCTCCAAGAGAACCGAAATGGATCGCTTCGTTAGTGACACCGCATCTGAAGTACGATTCTTCCGGAGTCTCTTTCTCGAGTTGGATCCGGTACAACTCAAAGCCCGTGAGGGTGATGAGTGTGAACACGGCCACGAGCAGAAGGAGTGTGGCGATCCAGAATTTGGTTACGATTTCTGACATGATCGGAGGTAGTCGGGTGTTTGGCTAAAGTTACACCTCAACGCGTTATGCTTCGGCCGTAGAAAGCACTTTTTGCGCGGGGGCAGACGGGCAGACTTCCGGCCTCAGGTCAGCAAAGGAGCGAGGACGCAAGGCGTGCTCGGCCTTCTGGTGCAATTCCCGCGCAAAACCTACGTTTCCCGTTCAGCACGGGCTTTTTTTTTACTTTTACCAATCGGCTGAGTGTCAGTTGGTTTCGTCCTTGATTTATCTTATCCTTTCATGAAAATAGGCATCTTCTTCGGTGGACCTTCGCGCGAGCGGGAAATCTCGTTTGCGGGCGGGCGTACCGTTTACGACAACCTCGATAAAAATGTATTTGAACCGGTGCCGGTGTTTGTGGACAGCTTCGGGCAATTCATTCTGCTTGACTGGCAGTACATCTACAAAGGCACCATCCGCGACTTTTACCCGCCCATTTCGGCCGTGCCACCGTCGCTGCGGGGTTTTCAGATTTACCTGGAGTCGCTGACGAATCCCGACCTGGAGGCCATTGCGCGGGAAGTGGGCCAGCCGTTGCAGCCGCATCAGTTCCGGCAGCATTTCGACTTTGCATTTCTGGCCCTCCACGGTCCTTACGGGGAGGACGGCAATATTCAGGGATTGCTGGAGTGGTACGGCATTCCGTATTCGGGCTGTGGCGTGCTGCCTTCGGCGATCGGGATCGACAAGGGCGCTCAGAAAGAACTAATGGCGCAGGCGGGTTTTGCCGGGCCTGATTTTACGCGGGTGAGCCGTACGGCGTGGCTTGCCGAAACCGACAAAACCGCGCTGATGGACAGCCTGGTGGAAGATTTGGGTCTGCCACTCGTGGTAAAAGCGCCGCACCAGGGCTCGTCGATCGGCGTGTCGATCGTGGCGGAGGCCGACGTAACGAAATTTGCTGCCGCCGTCAACCGCAGCCTGTTCATTCAGGAACTGGCCAAAGCCGACTGGCAGTCGTGGGACGAAACCGGCAAAATCAACTACATCCGTACGCTGACCGACATTCGGGAAGGCATCGGGATGCCCGTTTGGGTGGGCCTGCCGGGCACGGACCTGCGCCTGATGCACCACCCGGAAGAATTGTATCATTACCTGGAACAGGATTTTCCGGGCGACCTGGTGCAGCTGATCAGCCCCGAGGGCGAAGATTCGGTGCTGGTCGAGTCGTTCATCCGGGGACAGGAATTTTCCTGCATCGTGATTCAGGACGAAAAAGGCAACCCGCTGGCGCTACCGCCGACCGGCATCATCAAACGGGAAGACCTGTTCAACTACCGCTCGAAATACCTGCCCGGCATGAGCCGCAAGGTGACGCCTATCGACCTGCCCGAAGCGCAGCTGGAAGCCATCCGGCGGGAGTGCTGCCGTCTGTTCGAAACGCTGCACTGCAACGTTTACGCCCGCATCGACGGGTTTGTCTCCGAAACGGGCGAGATCTTTTTGAACGACCCGAATACCACCTCGGGCATGCTGCCGTCGTCGTTTTTCTTCCACCAGGCTGCCGAGATCGGCTTGAATCCCTCGCAGTTTCTGACGTACATCATCCGTACTTCACTGGCCGAGCGCATCAAAGCAGGGAAAAACGTGATCGCCCTGCACAAGCAGCTCGCCGGCCTCGATGCTCAACTGCAATCGCTGCAACAGGCTGTGGCCGAAAAGAAACGCGTGGCCGTGATTATGGGGGGCTTCTCGTCCGAGCGCCACATTTCAGTAGAAAGCGGCCGGAACATCTTCGAAAAACTGGCTTCTTCGACCAAATACGAGGCCTTTCCGGTATTTCTGACCGGCTCGGAAGCGGAACACGAACTGTACCTGGTACCGGTCAACGTGATGCTGAAAGACAACGCCGACGACATTCGCGAAAAGGTGCATCACGTCGGGGAGGTGCATCCCATCCTGGCGAAGATCCGGAAAGAAGCGACCGCGGTGACGCAGAAATACGCGGGCAATCCGCTGAGTGCACCACAGCGCATCCGTTACGAACAACTCGCCGAGCGGGCCGATGTGGTCTTCATTGCGCTGCACGGACGCCCCGGCGAAGATGGCGCCGTTCAGACCGAACTAGAACGTGTCGGACTGCCCTACAACGGGTCGGGGGTGGCCAGCTCGCAGATCACGATCAACAAGTGGGAAACCAACGAACTGTTGGCACAACATGGCGTCTCGGTGGCCAAGCACCGGCTGGTGGACAAAACGCTGTGGTTGCGGAACAAACCCGAAGCCCTGGCCGAAATCGAGGCCGAGTTTCGCTATCCGTTCATCACCAAACCGGCCGACGACGGCTGTAGCTCGGCGGTGAAAAAAATCAAGAATCGGGAAGAACTGGTGGCCTTCGGCAACATGATTTTCCGGGAGGCGGAACCGTTGCTGGACACCGAGGCGCAGACTCTGAAGCTGCAGGCCAACGAAGAATTTCCGCAGAAACAGCAGTTTCTGATCGAAGAGCTCATCACCCGCAACGGCGCGCTTCATTTCCTGGAGATCACGGGGGGCTTGCTAACGCGCCTCGACGACCAGGGCAACCGCGTCTACGAGGTGTTCGAGCCGTCGGAGGCGCTGGCGTCGGGCGAAGTACTGTCGCTGGAAGAGAAATTTCTGGCCGGCGAAGGGCAGAACATCACGCCCGCCCGCTTTGCCAGCACAACCGAGGCCTACCGCGCCATTTCGGCGCAGGTCCGGAGCGAACTGGAAAAAGTAGCGCGTCTTCTGAACGTGGAGGGGTACGCTCGCATCGACGCCTTTGTCCGCATTTTTGAAGACAACCGTGCCGAAACGATCATCATCGAAGTGAACTCGCTGCCGGGCATGACGCCCGCAACGTGCATTTTCCACCAGACGGCCATCAATGGTTACAAGCCGTACCATTTTATCGATGCCATTCTGGAATACGGACAGCAGCGGCAACGTTCTCTGAACGTAAGTCACTAGGACCGTGCAGATTGTGCTTCGCGAAGATCGGGCGTTGCAACCCGGGCAGGTGCTGCCGCTGTACCGCGCCAACGGCTGGTCGTCGGCCGAGAAGCCGGAGGCCTTGATGGAAGCGTTGCGCCACTCGCACACGGTCATCACGGCCTGGGACGGCGATAAACTGGTGGGGTTGGGCAATGCCATCTCGGACGGATTTCTGGTGGTGTACTACCCCCACCTGTTGGTCGATCCGGCGTATCAGGGACGGGGCATCGGGCGGCAGATCGTGCAGCGGATGCAGGAAAAATACGGCCACTTCCATCAGCAGATGCTGGTGGCCGATGCCAACGCGGTAGCCTTTTACCGGAAGTGCGGTTTTGAGCGGGCAGGCACCACGCAGGCTCTGTGGATTTACCAGGGGCACGAACACACCTGAAAAATCACACGGCACCGCAACGCGACGGGTTTGCACGTATCTTCGCGAGCGATTGTTCGTTATGAGTAGGTCACAGCGCGGCGCAGTGCCGACGTGTGAACGGCGTAGGAGAAGGATTCACGTTTTACTTTATACCAACTGACGTATGTTTCGAGCCAACACCTGGCGGGATTTGCTGATTCACCTGGGCATCATTCTGGCCCTGTTTTTCCTCTTGATTCTGGGCTTCTTCTATTTCTACCTGCCCTGGTCCACGCATCACGGCGAATACATTACCGTGCCCGACGTGAAGGAAACCCAGCTGGACAACGGAATCAATGTGCTGGAAACCAGCGGACTCCGCTACCAGATCAGCGATTCGGTGTTCGATCCGACCAAGCCGAACTACACCGTGGTACAACAAAACCCGACGGCCGGCAATCAGGTGAAACAGGGGCGGAAGGTCTACCTGACGGTCACCTCCGGCACGCCGCCCATCGTCAAAATGCCGTCGTTGCTGGGCCGTTCGCTGATGAATGCGCAGAAAGAACTGACGAGCCTGGGGCTGCAAACCGGTAAGCTGGAATACAAACCCGATATGCAGGAAAATGCCATTCTGGAACAACGGTTTCAGGGAAAAGAAATCAAACCCGGCGACGAAATTCCGAAGGGTTCGAAGGTCGACCTGGTGATCGGCGATGGTTTGGGCAATCAGGTGTTTGCCATGCCCGATCTGACCGGAAAAATGCTGGACGATGCTCGCTTCGAACTGGCCGGGTCGAGCCTGCAGGTGGGGGCCATCATTTACCAGAACGATCCGGACAAGGAACTGGGAACGATCATCCGGCAGAATCCTTCGCCCGGGCGCGACATCCGGGTGGGAGAAGAAGTAGACCTGTGGGTCGTCGGCTACGAACCGGAAGACGGCGAACCGCCTCTCGAAAACT encodes:
- a CDS encoding GNAT family N-acetyltransferase, with product MQIVLREDRALQPGQVLPLYRANGWSSAEKPEALMEALRHSHTVITAWDGDKLVGLGNAISDGFLVVYYPHLLVDPAYQGRGIGRQIVQRMQEKYGHFHQQMLVADANAVAFYRKCGFERAGTTQALWIYQGHEHT
- a CDS encoding PepSY domain-containing protein gives rise to the protein MTRPFSYYARKAHRYLGVVIGIQFLLWTIGGLYFSWNNLDRVHGDHLVTRTLELPADRPLVSPQAVVSQLPLRSLHTLQVVELLGEPVYQVHYQATDGTARWQLASARDGQLRDPLSEEEARAIATQHFTPQASVAATEYLTEIGSHHEYRGRPLPAWAVTFDHPGRPTLYISAELGTFQTVRHQQWRAFDWLWMLHTMDYAGRDHIGNWVLKGFSVLGLVTILSGFVLFFLTSRQRRSRRTVVGV
- a CDS encoding D-alanine--D-alanine ligase; translation: MKIGIFFGGPSREREISFAGGRTVYDNLDKNVFEPVPVFVDSFGQFILLDWQYIYKGTIRDFYPPISAVPPSLRGFQIYLESLTNPDLEAIAREVGQPLQPHQFRQHFDFAFLALHGPYGEDGNIQGLLEWYGIPYSGCGVLPSAIGIDKGAQKELMAQAGFAGPDFTRVSRTAWLAETDKTALMDSLVEDLGLPLVVKAPHQGSSIGVSIVAEADVTKFAAAVNRSLFIQELAKADWQSWDETGKINYIRTLTDIREGIGMPVWVGLPGTDLRLMHHPEELYHYLEQDFPGDLVQLISPEGEDSVLVESFIRGQEFSCIVIQDEKGNPLALPPTGIIKREDLFNYRSKYLPGMSRKVTPIDLPEAQLEAIRRECCRLFETLHCNVYARIDGFVSETGEIFLNDPNTTSGMLPSSFFFHQAAEIGLNPSQFLTYIIRTSLAERIKAGKNVIALHKQLAGLDAQLQSLQQAVAEKKRVAVIMGGFSSERHISVESGRNIFEKLASSTKYEAFPVFLTGSEAEHELYLVPVNVMLKDNADDIREKVHHVGEVHPILAKIRKEATAVTQKYAGNPLSAPQRIRYEQLAERADVVFIALHGRPGEDGAVQTELERVGLPYNGSGVASSQITINKWETNELLAQHGVSVAKHRLVDKTLWLRNKPEALAEIEAEFRYPFITKPADDGCSSAVKKIKNREELVAFGNMIFREAEPLLDTEAQTLKLQANEEFPQKQQFLIEELITRNGALHFLEITGGLLTRLDDQGNRVYEVFEPSEALASGEVLSLEEKFLAGEGQNITPARFASTTEAYRAISAQVRSELEKVARLLNVEGYARIDAFVRIFEDNRAETIIIEVNSLPGMTPATCIFHQTAINGYKPYHFIDAILEYGQQRQRSLNVSH
- a CDS encoding c-type cytochrome, which codes for MSEIVTKFWIATLLLLVAVFTLITLTGFELYRIQLEKETPEESYFRCGVTNEAIHFGSLGDSLAETGIKVVSEGQQLFQANCTQCHAIQEIVVGPPLKNVAERHDLDWLIRFVRGPQAVVESGDPAAVALYERYRQFMPNHDFLTEEEVFAIMSYVDYDHVVAQTGDSVPDYTAWKQRQHGL
- a CDS encoding PASTA domain-containing protein, coding for MFRANTWRDLLIHLGIILALFFLLILGFFYFYLPWSTHHGEYITVPDVKETQLDNGINVLETSGLRYQISDSVFDPTKPNYTVVQQNPTAGNQVKQGRKVYLTVTSGTPPIVKMPSLLGRSLMNAQKELTSLGLQTGKLEYKPDMQENAILEQRFQGKEIKPGDEIPKGSKVDLVIGDGLGNQVFAMPDLTGKMLDDARFELAGSSLQVGAIIYQNDPDKELGTIIRQNPSPGRDIRVGEEVDLWVVGYEPEDGEPPLEN